One genomic region from Phragmites australis chromosome 1, lpPhrAust1.1, whole genome shotgun sequence encodes:
- the LOC133889777 gene encoding uncharacterized protein At4g15545-like: protein MTQTPMPTATAAPAPGPGTAPAPEPGLPDAIAAALPPDPYQQLEVARKITAVAVAARASRLELEAARLHQRLADRDRLAASLADRAAKLEQALRDADARLHAALDDNAKLIKERDSLAQTSKKLARDLAKLETFKRHLMQSLGDDNSAIQETVDIRTCEQSVAKANSWKDGLANSHPVSTLAGGSTEAESVNQEVTRPLEQKLTITHIRPRLTSDPAPKLRSVATSPRRYSTAVSPKLTSSATSPRLEGHMAMSPWLPSSKMSSAANSPPRGRSISGRTARVDGKEFFRQARSRLSYEQFAGFLANIKELNAHRQSREETLKKADEIFGAENRDLFMSFQGLLSRSLS, encoded by the exons ATGACGCAGACCCCCAtgcccaccgccaccgccgcgcctGCGCCAGGGCCCGGGACCGCGCCCGCGCCGGAGCCTGGGCTGCCGGACGCCATCGCGGCCGCGCTGCCGCCGGACCCGTACCAGCAGCTGGAGGTGGCCCGCAAGATCACGGCCGTGGCCGTGGCAGCGCGCGCATCCCGCCTCGAGCTCGAGGCCGCGCGGCTCCACCAGAGGCTTGCCGACAGGGACCGCCTCGCCGCCTCGCTCGCCGACAGGGCCGCCAAGCTCGAGCAGGCGCTCCGCGACGCCGACGCTCGCCTCCACGCCGCACTCGATGACAAC GCTAAGCTGATCAAGGAGCGGGACTCGCTCGCGCAGACGTCCAAGAAGCTGGCCAGGGACCTGGCCAAG CTGGAGACCTTCAAGAGGCATCTGATGCAGTCACTGGGCGACGATAACTCTGCA ATTCAGGAAACAGTAGACATAAGAACCTGCGAGCAATCGGTGGCGAAAGCGAATTCCTGGAAAG ATGGACTAGCGAATAGCCACCCCGTATCCACTCTGGCCGGTGGATCCACGGAAGCTGAAAGTGTAAATCAGGAAG TGACGAGGCCACTTGAGCAGAAACTGACCATCACTCACATCAGACCACGCCTCACTTCTGATCCTGCGCCGAAGCTGAGATCCGTTGCCACTTCCCCTAGAAGATACTCCACCGCGGTGTCGCCTAAACTGACGTCCAGCGCCACCTCGCCGCGGTTGGAAGGCCATATGGCGATGTCCCCATGGCTTCCCTCCAGCAAGATGTCCTCTGCAGCCAACTCGCCTCCTCGTGGACGCTCCATCTCAG GACGCACTGCAAGAGTAGATGGTAAGGAGTTCTTTCGTCAGGCAAG GAGTCGCCTCTCCTACGAACAATTTGCGGGTTTCCTTGCCAATATCAAGGAGCTCAACGCCCATAGGCAATCTCGAGAG GAGACCCTCAAGAAGGCGGACGAGATCTTCGGCGCAGAAAACAGGGACCTCTTCATGTCGTTCCAGGGGCTACTTAGCCGTAGCTTGTCATAG
- the LOC133921592 gene encoding uncharacterized protein LOC133921592 — MDLSTTSVMAAKAYKYKAESLVKDYLLADSYVSYTAVLGGILMCKMVYDITHLISSFYYKGYGSLTKIQKLEWNNRGMSTVHAIFITVMSVYLVFFSNLFSDQLDGPVTFRSSNLSNFTLGVSVGYFITDLGMICWAYPSLGGMEYVLHHMLSLMSIAYAMYSGEGQLYTYMVLISETTTPGINLRWFLDTAGMKRSKAYLLNGVTMFVAWLVARIILFAYLFYHIYIYYDQVKQMHTFSCILIFAVPTILLVMNTMWFAKILRGLKKTLAKRQ, encoded by the exons ATGGACCTGTCCACCACTTCAGTAATGGCAGCTAAGGCCTACAAGTACAAAGCAGAATCACTTGTTAAGGACTACCTTCTTGCAGATTCTTATGTTTCATACACTGCTGTACTTGGTGGGATCCTGATGTGCAAGATG GTCTATGACATCACACACTTAATCAGCTCATTCTACTACAAGGGTTATGGTTCACTCACAAAAATCCAAAAGCTTGAGTGGAACAACAG GGGCATGTCAACTGTCCATGCAATATTCATCACAGTCATGTCAGTGTACCTGGTATTCTTCTCCAACCTATTCTCTGATCAGCTGGATGGACCAGTCACTTTTCGGAGTTCAAACCTGTCCAATTTTACTCTGGGG GTTTCTGTTGGGTACTTCATCACTGACCTTGGTATGATATGCTGGGCTTATCCTTCCCTTGGTGGAATGGAGTAT GTTCTTCACCATATGCTGTCACTTATGTCTATAGCCTATGCTATGTATTCTGGGGAAGGACAATTGTACACGTACATGGTTCTCATCTCTGAGACAACCACACCTGGAATCAACCTCCGATG GTTCCTTGATACTGCTGGAATGAAAAGATCCAAAGCCTATCTTCTCAATGGTGTTACAATGTTTGTTGCATGGCTG GTGGCACGGATAATTTTGTTCGCCTACTTGTTTTACCACATCTACATCTACTATGATCAG GTCAAGCAGATGCATACCTTTAGCTGCATTCTGATATTTGCTGTGCCCACAATACTACTTGTCATGAATACAATGTGGTTTGCCAAGATCTTGAGAGGCCTTAAAAAGACCTTAGCCAAGAGGCAGTGA